Proteins encoded by one window of Lycium barbarum isolate Lr01 chromosome 11, ASM1917538v2, whole genome shotgun sequence:
- the LOC132618544 gene encoding 1-aminocyclopropane-1-carboxylate oxidase 3 produces the protein MENFPIINLEKLNGAERSNTMEMIKDACENWGFFELVNHGIPHEVMDTVEKLTKGHYKKCMEQRFKELVASKGLEAVQAEVTDLDWESTFFLRHLPASNISQVPDLDDKYREVMRDFAKRLEKLAEELLDLLCENLRLEKGYLKKAFYGSKGPNFGTKVSNYPPCPKPDLIKGLRAHTDAGGIILLFQDDKVSGLQLLKDGQWIDVPPMRHSIVVNLGDQLEVITNGKYKSVMHRVIAQTDGTRMSLASFYNPGNDAVIYPAPTLVEKEEEESKQVYPKFVFDDYMKLYAGLKFQAKEPRFETMKAMEADVKSDLIATA, from the exons ATGGAGAACTTCCCAATTATCAACTTGGAAAAGCTCAATGGAGCTGAGAGATCCAACACCATGGAAATGATTAAAGATGCCTGTGAGAACTGGGGCTTCTTTGAG TTGGTCAACCATGGAATTCCACATGAAGTAATGGACACAGTGGAGAAATTGACAAAGGGACATTACAAGAAGTGCATGGAACAGAGGTTTAAAGAATTGGTTGCCAGCAAAGGTCTTGAAGCAGTGCAAGCTGAGGTCACTGATTTGGATTGGGAAAGCACTTTCTTCTTGCGCCATCTTCCTGCTTCTAACATCTCTCAAGTGCCCGACCTTGATGACAAATACAG AGAGGTCATGAGAGATTTTGCTAAAAGACTTGAGAAGTTGGCTGAGGAGTTACTGGACCTGCTCTGTGAAAATCTTCGGCTTGAAAAGGGTTACTTGAAAAAGGCATTTTATGGATCAAAAGGTCCCAATTTTGGGACTAAGGTGAGCAATTACCCACCATGCCCCAAGCCCGATTTGATAAAGGGACTCCGCGCTCACACAGACGCTGGTGGCATAATACTTCTATTCCAAGATGACAAAGTGAGCGGCCTTCAACTCCTCAAAGACGGGCAATGGATTGATGTTCCTCCCATGCGCCACTCTATTGTGGTTAATCTTGGCGACCAACTTGag GTGATCACCAACGGAAAATACAAGAGTGTGATGCACAGAGTGATTGCTCAGACAGACGGGACTCGAATGTCCCTAGCTTCGTTTTATAATCCAGGAAATGATGCAGTAATCTATCCAGCACCAACTTTGGTTGAAAAAGAGGAAGAGGAAAGCAAACAAGTTTACCcaaaatttgtgtttgatgattacATGAAGTTATATGCTGGACTCAAGTTTCAGGCCAAAGAGCCAAGATTTGAAACCATGAAGGCCATGGAAGCAGATGTGAAAAGTGATCTGATTGCAACTGCTTAG